One Solea senegalensis isolate Sse05_10M linkage group LG13, IFAPA_SoseM_1, whole genome shotgun sequence DNA segment encodes these proteins:
- the inpp5kb gene encoding inositol polyphosphate 5-phosphatase K isoform X3 yields the protein MLHVYYDSEDTLTLNLSQMQTLYNYCAEPIKTHTYRLHMVTWNVATAEPPEDVTSLLQLDVQPPTDLYVIGLQEVNSTPVRFISDLVVDDSWSHMFMDTLAPRGFIKVTSVRMQGLLLLVFAKQIHLPFIRNIQTTYTRTGIFGYWGNKGGVSMRFSFYGHTLCFLNCHLSAHMNYALERVDEFEHILETQDFDISDTPHVLDHEVVFCFGDLNFRIADHGLHFLRSSINSGRVNLLWGKDQLTMMKQKEAFLQEFEEGPLNFKPTYKFDRNSNTYDTSGKKRKPAWTDRILWRIKPQTPPSEDDDKAVISTDDGQDEFPILVTQDKYDSDMNYGISDHKPVIATFSVELRKCFDTLVVHVSPVGVWSADQDALLNYTVQEDFMSSTWDWIGLYKVGFKSACDYETFVWVREKELPETNELIQISVEKDDIPLLGGQYVLGYYSTNMQSIIGLSSNFQILESKRAVMEGLVPENMNGLNK from the exons ATGCTCCACGTTTATTATGACAGTGAAGATACTCTAACTTTGAATCTAAGTCAAATGCAAACATTGTACAATTATTGTGCTgaaccaataaaaacacacacttacaggcTGCACATGGTGACGTGGAACGTGGCCACAGCGGAGCCTCCTGAAGACGTGacgtctctgctgcagctcgATGTCCAGCCTCCCACAGACCTCTACGTGATTGG tctgCAGGAGGTGAACTCCACGCCTGTGAGGTTCATCTCAGACCTGGTGGTGGACGACTCCTGGAGCCACATGTTTATGGACACACTGGCTCCCAGAGGATTCATCAAG GTGACATCAGTGAGGATGCAgggtttgctgctgctggtttttgCCAAACAAATTCACCTGCCGTTCAtcagaaacatccagaccaccTACACACGCACCGGCATCTTCGGCTACTGG GGTAATAAAGGGGGCGTGTCCATGCGGTTTTCCTTCTATGGCCACACCCTGTGCTTCCTCAACTGTCACCTCTCAGCTCACATGAACTACGCTCTGGAGCGCGTCGATGAGTTCGAGCACATCCTGGAGACACAAGACTTTGACATCAGCGACACGCCTCACGTCCTGGACCATGA GGTGGTGTTCTGCTTTGGTGACCTGAACTTCAGGATCGCAGACCATGGTTTGCACTTCCTCCGCTCATCCATCAACAGTGGACGTGTGAATTTACTGTGGGGCAAAGACCAG ctcACCATGATGAAGCAGAAGGAAGCGTTCCTGCAGGAATTTGAGGAAGGGCCATTAAATTTTAAACCCACCTACAAGTTTGACCGTAACTCAAACACCTATGACACCAG TGGTAAGAAGAGGAAGCCAGCGTGGACAGACCGGATCCTCTGGCGCATCAAACCCCAAACTCCACCATCAGAGGACGACGATAAGGCAGTGATTTCTACTGATGACGGACAGGATGAGTTTCCAATCCTGGTCACGCAGGATAAATACGACAGTGACATGAACTACGGCATCAGTGACCACAAACCTGTCATTGCAACCTTCAGTGTAGAG CTGAGGAAATGCTTCGACACACTCGTGGTTCACGTCTCTCCTGTGGGTGTGTGGAGCGCTGACCAGGACGCGCTCCTTAACTACACTGTTCAAGAGGACTTCATGTCCTCCACGTGGGACTGGATCGGTTTGTACAAG GTGGGATTTAAGAGTGCGTGCGACTATGAGACCTTTGTGTGGGTGAGGGAGAAGGAGCTGCCAGAGACAAATGAACTCATCCAG ATATCTGTGGAGAAGGATGACATCCCTCTGCTCGGTGGACAGTACGTGTTGGgttactacagcacaaacatgcagagcaTCATCGGCCTGAGCAGCAACTTCCAG atCCTGGAGTCGAAGCGTGCCGTCATGGAAGGCCTTGTTCCTGAGAACATGAACGGGCTCAACAAATAA
- the inpp5kb gene encoding inositol polyphosphate 5-phosphatase K isoform X4, whose translation MSAGKFRSVGKDKCRLHMVTWNVATAEPPEDVTSLLQLDVQPPTDLYVIGLQEVNSTPVRFISDLVVDDSWSHMFMDTLAPRGFIKVTSVRMQGLLLLVFAKQIHLPFIRNIQTTYTRTGIFGYWGNKGGVSMRFSFYGHTLCFLNCHLSAHMNYALERVDEFEHILETQDFDISDTPHVLDHEVVFCFGDLNFRIADHGLHFLRSSINSGRVNLLWGKDQLTMMKQKEAFLQEFEEGPLNFKPTYKFDRNSNTYDTSSPKTWFGFHGKKRKPAWTDRILWRIKPQTPPSEDDDKAVISTDDGQDEFPILVTQDKYDSDMNYGISDHKPVIATFSVELRKCFDTLVVHVSPVGVWSADQDALLNYTVQEDFMSSTWDWIGLYKVGFKSACDYETFVWVREKELPETNELIQISVEKDDIPLLGGQYVLGYYSTNMQSIIGLSSNFQILESKRAVMEGLVPENMNGLNK comes from the exons ATGAGCGCTGGAAAATTTCGAAGTGTTGGGAAAGACAAGTGCAG gcTGCACATGGTGACGTGGAACGTGGCCACAGCGGAGCCTCCTGAAGACGTGacgtctctgctgcagctcgATGTCCAGCCTCCCACAGACCTCTACGTGATTGG tctgCAGGAGGTGAACTCCACGCCTGTGAGGTTCATCTCAGACCTGGTGGTGGACGACTCCTGGAGCCACATGTTTATGGACACACTGGCTCCCAGAGGATTCATCAAG GTGACATCAGTGAGGATGCAgggtttgctgctgctggtttttgCCAAACAAATTCACCTGCCGTTCAtcagaaacatccagaccaccTACACACGCACCGGCATCTTCGGCTACTGG GGTAATAAAGGGGGCGTGTCCATGCGGTTTTCCTTCTATGGCCACACCCTGTGCTTCCTCAACTGTCACCTCTCAGCTCACATGAACTACGCTCTGGAGCGCGTCGATGAGTTCGAGCACATCCTGGAGACACAAGACTTTGACATCAGCGACACGCCTCACGTCCTGGACCATGA GGTGGTGTTCTGCTTTGGTGACCTGAACTTCAGGATCGCAGACCATGGTTTGCACTTCCTCCGCTCATCCATCAACAGTGGACGTGTGAATTTACTGTGGGGCAAAGACCAG ctcACCATGATGAAGCAGAAGGAAGCGTTCCTGCAGGAATTTGAGGAAGGGCCATTAAATTTTAAACCCACCTACAAGTTTGACCGTAACTCAAACACCTATGACACCAG CTCTCCAAAGACGTGGTTTGGTTTTCA TGGTAAGAAGAGGAAGCCAGCGTGGACAGACCGGATCCTCTGGCGCATCAAACCCCAAACTCCACCATCAGAGGACGACGATAAGGCAGTGATTTCTACTGATGACGGACAGGATGAGTTTCCAATCCTGGTCACGCAGGATAAATACGACAGTGACATGAACTACGGCATCAGTGACCACAAACCTGTCATTGCAACCTTCAGTGTAGAG CTGAGGAAATGCTTCGACACACTCGTGGTTCACGTCTCTCCTGTGGGTGTGTGGAGCGCTGACCAGGACGCGCTCCTTAACTACACTGTTCAAGAGGACTTCATGTCCTCCACGTGGGACTGGATCGGTTTGTACAAG GTGGGATTTAAGAGTGCGTGCGACTATGAGACCTTTGTGTGGGTGAGGGAGAAGGAGCTGCCAGAGACAAATGAACTCATCCAG ATATCTGTGGAGAAGGATGACATCCCTCTGCTCGGTGGACAGTACGTGTTGGgttactacagcacaaacatgcagagcaTCATCGGCCTGAGCAGCAACTTCCAG atCCTGGAGTCGAAGCGTGCCGTCATGGAAGGCCTTGTTCCTGAGAACATGAACGGGCTCAACAAATAA
- the inpp5kb gene encoding inositol polyphosphate 5-phosphatase K isoform X1, producing the protein MVAPSLQDHRGLSHRRDHRGLSHRRDHRGLSHRRDHTSTHALHSGLPHSFIPGQFCEGTNDKPGDITWLQSIQHKSEEESVHRIVFIFFFEINSLSHNTKMDFFTDTGVRVRSDSMSSSASQGSRSKVLLRQRLTQLLTCIEDMSSDDEASEEVSRTLDEAFQLCGRSVPSDAFRLHMVTWNVATAEPPEDVTSLLQLDVQPPTDLYVIGLQEVNSTPVRFISDLVVDDSWSHMFMDTLAPRGFIKVTSVRMQGLLLLVFAKQIHLPFIRNIQTTYTRTGIFGYWGNKGGVSMRFSFYGHTLCFLNCHLSAHMNYALERVDEFEHILETQDFDISDTPHVLDHEVVFCFGDLNFRIADHGLHFLRSSINSGRVNLLWGKDQLTMMKQKEAFLQEFEEGPLNFKPTYKFDRNSNTYDTSSPKTWFGFHGKKRKPAWTDRILWRIKPQTPPSEDDDKAVISTDDGQDEFPILVTQDKYDSDMNYGISDHKPVIATFSVELRKCFDTLVVHVSPVGVWSADQDALLNYTVQEDFMSSTWDWIGLYKVGFKSACDYETFVWVREKELPETNELIQISVEKDDIPLLGGQYVLGYYSTNMQSIIGLSSNFQILESKRAVMEGLVPENMNGLNK; encoded by the exons ATGGTTGCTCCATCGCTGCAGGACCACAGAGGACTGAGCCACAGACGGGACCACAGAGGACTGAGCCACAGACGGGACCACAGAGGACTGAGCCACAGACGGGACCACACCAGCACACACGCTCTGCACTCTGGGCTTCCTCACAGTTTCATTCCGGGTCAGTTTTGTGAAGGCACCAACGACAAACCAGGTGACATCACATGGCTGCAGTCCATCCAGCACAAGTCTGAGGAGGAATCTGTTCACaggattgttttcattttcttttttgaaataaaCTCCCTGAGCCACAACACAAAGATGGACTTCTTCACAGACacaggtgtgcgtgtgcgctcaGACAGTATGAGCAGCTCAGCGTCTCAGGGCTCGAGGTCAAAGGTTCTCCTCCGCCAGCGTCTGACGCAGCTGCTCACCTGCATCGAGGACATGAGCTCTGACGATGAAGCCAGTGAGGAAGTGTCGCGCACGCTGGACGAAGCCTTTCAGCTCTGTGGACGCTCCGTGCCCTCAGACGCCTTCAg gcTGCACATGGTGACGTGGAACGTGGCCACAGCGGAGCCTCCTGAAGACGTGacgtctctgctgcagctcgATGTCCAGCCTCCCACAGACCTCTACGTGATTGG tctgCAGGAGGTGAACTCCACGCCTGTGAGGTTCATCTCAGACCTGGTGGTGGACGACTCCTGGAGCCACATGTTTATGGACACACTGGCTCCCAGAGGATTCATCAAG GTGACATCAGTGAGGATGCAgggtttgctgctgctggtttttgCCAAACAAATTCACCTGCCGTTCAtcagaaacatccagaccaccTACACACGCACCGGCATCTTCGGCTACTGG GGTAATAAAGGGGGCGTGTCCATGCGGTTTTCCTTCTATGGCCACACCCTGTGCTTCCTCAACTGTCACCTCTCAGCTCACATGAACTACGCTCTGGAGCGCGTCGATGAGTTCGAGCACATCCTGGAGACACAAGACTTTGACATCAGCGACACGCCTCACGTCCTGGACCATGA GGTGGTGTTCTGCTTTGGTGACCTGAACTTCAGGATCGCAGACCATGGTTTGCACTTCCTCCGCTCATCCATCAACAGTGGACGTGTGAATTTACTGTGGGGCAAAGACCAG ctcACCATGATGAAGCAGAAGGAAGCGTTCCTGCAGGAATTTGAGGAAGGGCCATTAAATTTTAAACCCACCTACAAGTTTGACCGTAACTCAAACACCTATGACACCAG CTCTCCAAAGACGTGGTTTGGTTTTCA TGGTAAGAAGAGGAAGCCAGCGTGGACAGACCGGATCCTCTGGCGCATCAAACCCCAAACTCCACCATCAGAGGACGACGATAAGGCAGTGATTTCTACTGATGACGGACAGGATGAGTTTCCAATCCTGGTCACGCAGGATAAATACGACAGTGACATGAACTACGGCATCAGTGACCACAAACCTGTCATTGCAACCTTCAGTGTAGAG CTGAGGAAATGCTTCGACACACTCGTGGTTCACGTCTCTCCTGTGGGTGTGTGGAGCGCTGACCAGGACGCGCTCCTTAACTACACTGTTCAAGAGGACTTCATGTCCTCCACGTGGGACTGGATCGGTTTGTACAAG GTGGGATTTAAGAGTGCGTGCGACTATGAGACCTTTGTGTGGGTGAGGGAGAAGGAGCTGCCAGAGACAAATGAACTCATCCAG ATATCTGTGGAGAAGGATGACATCCCTCTGCTCGGTGGACAGTACGTGTTGGgttactacagcacaaacatgcagagcaTCATCGGCCTGAGCAGCAACTTCCAG atCCTGGAGTCGAAGCGTGCCGTCATGGAAGGCCTTGTTCCTGAGAACATGAACGGGCTCAACAAATAA
- the inpp5kb gene encoding inositol polyphosphate 5-phosphatase K isoform X2 gives MVAPSLQDHRGLSHRRDHRGLSHRRDHRGLSHRRDHTSTHALHSGLPHSFIPGQFCEGTNDKPGDITWLQSIQHKSEEESVHRIVFIFFFEINSLSHNTKMDFFTDTGVRVRSDSMSSSASQGSRSKVLLRQRLTQLLTCIEDMSSDDEASEEVSRTLDEAFQLCGRSVPSDAFRLHMVTWNVATAEPPEDVTSLLQLDVQPPTDLYVIGLQEVNSTPVRFISDLVVDDSWSHMFMDTLAPRGFIKVTSVRMQGLLLLVFAKQIHLPFIRNIQTTYTRTGIFGYWGNKGGVSMRFSFYGHTLCFLNCHLSAHMNYALERVDEFEHILETQDFDISDTPHVLDHEVVFCFGDLNFRIADHGLHFLRSSINSGRVNLLWGKDQLTMMKQKEAFLQEFEEGPLNFKPTYKFDRNSNTYDTSGKKRKPAWTDRILWRIKPQTPPSEDDDKAVISTDDGQDEFPILVTQDKYDSDMNYGISDHKPVIATFSVELRKCFDTLVVHVSPVGVWSADQDALLNYTVQEDFMSSTWDWIGLYKVGFKSACDYETFVWVREKELPETNELIQISVEKDDIPLLGGQYVLGYYSTNMQSIIGLSSNFQILESKRAVMEGLVPENMNGLNK, from the exons ATGGTTGCTCCATCGCTGCAGGACCACAGAGGACTGAGCCACAGACGGGACCACAGAGGACTGAGCCACAGACGGGACCACAGAGGACTGAGCCACAGACGGGACCACACCAGCACACACGCTCTGCACTCTGGGCTTCCTCACAGTTTCATTCCGGGTCAGTTTTGTGAAGGCACCAACGACAAACCAGGTGACATCACATGGCTGCAGTCCATCCAGCACAAGTCTGAGGAGGAATCTGTTCACaggattgttttcattttcttttttgaaataaaCTCCCTGAGCCACAACACAAAGATGGACTTCTTCACAGACacaggtgtgcgtgtgcgctcaGACAGTATGAGCAGCTCAGCGTCTCAGGGCTCGAGGTCAAAGGTTCTCCTCCGCCAGCGTCTGACGCAGCTGCTCACCTGCATCGAGGACATGAGCTCTGACGATGAAGCCAGTGAGGAAGTGTCGCGCACGCTGGACGAAGCCTTTCAGCTCTGTGGACGCTCCGTGCCCTCAGACGCCTTCAg gcTGCACATGGTGACGTGGAACGTGGCCACAGCGGAGCCTCCTGAAGACGTGacgtctctgctgcagctcgATGTCCAGCCTCCCACAGACCTCTACGTGATTGG tctgCAGGAGGTGAACTCCACGCCTGTGAGGTTCATCTCAGACCTGGTGGTGGACGACTCCTGGAGCCACATGTTTATGGACACACTGGCTCCCAGAGGATTCATCAAG GTGACATCAGTGAGGATGCAgggtttgctgctgctggtttttgCCAAACAAATTCACCTGCCGTTCAtcagaaacatccagaccaccTACACACGCACCGGCATCTTCGGCTACTGG GGTAATAAAGGGGGCGTGTCCATGCGGTTTTCCTTCTATGGCCACACCCTGTGCTTCCTCAACTGTCACCTCTCAGCTCACATGAACTACGCTCTGGAGCGCGTCGATGAGTTCGAGCACATCCTGGAGACACAAGACTTTGACATCAGCGACACGCCTCACGTCCTGGACCATGA GGTGGTGTTCTGCTTTGGTGACCTGAACTTCAGGATCGCAGACCATGGTTTGCACTTCCTCCGCTCATCCATCAACAGTGGACGTGTGAATTTACTGTGGGGCAAAGACCAG ctcACCATGATGAAGCAGAAGGAAGCGTTCCTGCAGGAATTTGAGGAAGGGCCATTAAATTTTAAACCCACCTACAAGTTTGACCGTAACTCAAACACCTATGACACCAG TGGTAAGAAGAGGAAGCCAGCGTGGACAGACCGGATCCTCTGGCGCATCAAACCCCAAACTCCACCATCAGAGGACGACGATAAGGCAGTGATTTCTACTGATGACGGACAGGATGAGTTTCCAATCCTGGTCACGCAGGATAAATACGACAGTGACATGAACTACGGCATCAGTGACCACAAACCTGTCATTGCAACCTTCAGTGTAGAG CTGAGGAAATGCTTCGACACACTCGTGGTTCACGTCTCTCCTGTGGGTGTGTGGAGCGCTGACCAGGACGCGCTCCTTAACTACACTGTTCAAGAGGACTTCATGTCCTCCACGTGGGACTGGATCGGTTTGTACAAG GTGGGATTTAAGAGTGCGTGCGACTATGAGACCTTTGTGTGGGTGAGGGAGAAGGAGCTGCCAGAGACAAATGAACTCATCCAG ATATCTGTGGAGAAGGATGACATCCCTCTGCTCGGTGGACAGTACGTGTTGGgttactacagcacaaacatgcagagcaTCATCGGCCTGAGCAGCAACTTCCAG atCCTGGAGTCGAAGCGTGCCGTCATGGAAGGCCTTGTTCCTGAGAACATGAACGGGCTCAACAAATAA